The Arvicanthis niloticus isolate mArvNil1 chromosome 2, mArvNil1.pat.X, whole genome shotgun sequence genome includes a window with the following:
- the LOC117704622 gene encoding olfactory receptor 4C15-like has protein sequence MNRFYFNIFMRIMQNQSFVTEFILLGLSQNPNVENILCVVFLFIYLATIGGNMIIVMTIIYSPALLGSPMYFFLIFLSLLDACTSSTVTPKMIVDFFYERKTISFECCMTQLFAIHFFTGIEVIILSAMAYDRYVAICKPLHYSSIMTRRLCGVLVMVSWTGGFLHSIIQVIFTLQLPFCGPNVIDHYLCDLFPLLKLACTEPHIFVILVFSNSGSISIIIFSILLVSYGVILFSLRAHSSEGRRKALSTCGSHITVVLLFFVPCFLIYARPTSAFSSEKNAFVFATIITPLLNPMVYTFRNKEMKNAIRKMWKRLIVVS, from the coding sequence TTCTCCTTGGACTTTCACAGAACCCAAATGTTGAGAACATATTGtgtgttgtatttttgtttatttaccttGCAACTATTGGGGGCAACATGATCATTGTGATGACCATCATCTACAGCCCTGCACTACTGGGctcccccatgtacttcttcttGATATTCTTGTCCTTACTTGATGCATGCACTTCTTCTACTGTCACTCCCAAGATGATTGTAGACTTCTTCTATGAGAGGAAGACCATCTCCTTTGAATGTTGCATGACACAACTGTTTGCTATTCACTTTTTCACTGGGATCGAGGTGATTATCTTGTCagccatggcctatgaccgctatgtggccatttgTAAACCCCTTCACTACTCCTCCATTATGACCAGGAGACTCTGTGGTGTTTTGGTGATGGTATCCTGGACAGGAGGCTTCTTACACTCTATCATACAAGTTATCTTCACTTTGCAGCTGCCCTTCTGTGGACCCAATGTCATTGATCATTACCTGTGTGACTTGTTTCCATTATTGAAGCTTGCCTGTACTGAGCCACACATATTTGTCATTTTGGTGTTTTCTAACAGTGGGTCGATCAGCATCATAATCTTCTCTATTTTGCTTGTCTCTTATGGTGTCATCTTGTTCTCTCTGAGAGCCCACAGCTCTGAAGGTAGACGTAAAGCTCTCTCCACCTGTGGATCTCACATTACTGTTGTGCTTTTGTTCTTTGTCCCATGCTTTTTAATATATGCGCGACctacttctgccttctcttctgaaaAGAATGCATTCGTATTTGCCACCATCATAACACCACTTCTGAATCCTATGGTGTATACTTTCaggaataaagaaatgaagaatgcCATCAGAAAAATGTGGAAAAGGCTGATAGTGGTTTCTTGA